In Fragaria vesca subsp. vesca linkage group LG1, FraVesHawaii_1.0, whole genome shotgun sequence, the sequence AATGCAAACTGCCAAGTTGCCTCTAAGTCTTTGTGAAAGTATTGATAAAGCCAACATAAATTTTCTCTGGGGGGATTCTAATGAAAAAAAGAAGATCCATCTGGTTAACTGGGAGTCTGTGTGTAAACCTAAGCATCGTGGGGGTCTTGGATTAAAGAAAACTGCTGATATGAACCAGGCCATGCTCGCTAAGGCCAGTTGGAGAATTTTTCAAAATGATCATGGTTTATGGGCTGATATTTATAGGAAGAAATATTTGCAAGATTGTTGCATTGAGAGTTCTAATTCTATAGCTCCTGCAGATTGTTCTAATACTTGGAGAGGTATTGTGCATGGTGTTGAGCTGATGAGAAGGAATCTTAAGTGGAGAATTGGTGATGGTGCTAAAATCAAGTTCTGGTGTGACTTGTGGGTGATGGATAAACCCCTTTTCCATTTTTCCTTCCTCATGTGATTATTGACAGGAATGCTACCATTAAAGAGTTCTGGTGTGATACTAGTTGGAACATCTCTCTTCTCAAATCTGTGCTTCCTGATCATGTTGTCATGCAGATTATCAGTGTCCCTTCTGGGTTTGGTGTTAGTGGTCATGATAAGTTGATTTGGAATGCCACAGCTAATGGTAAATTTTCTGTTAAATCAACCTATAATTCTTTCTTTGACTCTGCTGGGGTTTCAAACCCCTTGTGGACTCATCTTTGGAAGTTAAATTGTCCTCCTAAGCTGAAAACCTTCATGTGGTCTGTTCTTCATCAGAAAATCCTTACTAATGTGCAAAGAGTCAGAAGAGGTTTCTCTACTATTGCTAGTTGTCCTATTTGCAAAAATGCTGATGAAACCCTTTTGCATTTACTAAGAGACTGTCCAAGATCTCAAGCTATTTGGAACTCTATCCTTCGTCCAGGTTCCATTACTAATTCTTTCTCTCTGGATTGGAATGGTTGGATATCTGCTCAGTTTCATTGTCATGTTGTCATCAAAAACAATATTCAGTGGTGCAATTTGTTTGTCTTTGTTTGTTGGTTTATTTGGAAGTGGAGAAATAAGGTTATTTTTGACCCTGCTTTCATCTTGCCTGCCTGCCCTAATAAAGTTATTTGGAACAATGTTGATGAGTGGTTCAGTGCTCAGTCAAAAGCTTCTATGGAGTCTGTTCAGTGACACCATGTTTTCTTGGTGTAAGCCCCCTGAAAATTTTTACAAGCTGAATATTGATGGATCTAGATCTTCCAGTTTTGGCTGCATTGGTGCTGG encodes:
- the LOC101303372 gene encoding putative ribonuclease H protein At1g65750-like; protein product: MKAIAVDFFSKFFSENDYVDSRVVSLWTFPRIEQHNLFACSVPISMLEVKNALFGIGGLKAPGVDGFPAIFYQHHWKDYASKIFNVVNTAFSSCSVPPDLNQTIISLIPKFEGPQHMVNFRPISLCNTIYKVISKIIVARIRPFMQQLIIPNQVSYVPGRHISDNIMIAQELLFKFKKSCGSLGFFAWKVDLSKAYDRLRWSFIEQILFEAKFPSTLVKLIMSCITTTSFQICFNGELTSSFKAQRGIRQGDPLSPYIFVLCMEKLSHLINSVVDMGYWKPVRASQSGPKVSHLFFADDLMLFAEASPQQASIIKDCLDSFCDLSGLSGWSSKTLSMAGRLTLVQSVTASIPIYAMQTAKLPLSLCESIDKANINFLWGDSNEKKKIHLVNWESVCKPKHRGGLGLKKTADMNQAMLAKASWRIFQNDHGLWADIYRKKYLQDCCIESSNSIAPADCSNTWRGIVHGVELMRRNLKWRIGDGAKIKFWNATIKEFWCDTSWNISLLKSVLPDHVVMQIISVPSGFGVSGHDKLIWNATANGKFSVKSTYNSFFDSAGVSNPLWTHLWKLNCPPKLKTFMWSVLHQKILTNVQRVRRGFSTIASCPICKNADETLLHLLRDCPRSQAIWNSILRPGSITNSFSLDWNGWISAQFHCHVVIKNNIQWCNLFVFVCWFIWKWRNKVIFDPAFILPACPNKVIWNNVDEWFSAQSKASMESVQ